Genomic window (Pseudovibrio brasiliensis):
AACTGCACCCGCTTACGCGCCAGAGCCTGAGAGATGTTCAGCTCCTCCGAGATGTCGCTGTAACTGCGATCCTCGGCAAACTTGAGAGAGAAAATCTGCTGGTAGATGACAGGCAGCCGCTCCAGCGTTTTGCCAATCAGTGCAAGCTCTTCCTTTTGCGCCAACAGAACTTCTTGCGGTGCCGCTTCCGCTTCAGCATTGGCAAGGTGCTCATCATAAACATCCTTTTCACCATCCCTGAACTGATACTCATAGCGCTTCTTGCGATACTGGCTGATGAACTCGTTCTTGAGCGCATACATGAAGAACGCAATCGGCTCCCGCATATTCAGGGGGCGCTGCTCAAAGTGAGACGCCACCTTGATGATAGTTGCTGACATCAGCTCCTCAGCAGCATCCATGTCACCACCCGTAAGATGAAACGCCCTGCCAAAAATCTTTTTTCTATGCTCGTTCCAGTATTTCCAAACAGGCGTTAGATCCTGACGCCCATCAAGATGTTCAAGTCGTGTATTCTTGTAATACATCCGCCACACCTCAATGTATTACAGACAAACCTCCAGATAATTTCAGCTGGACATCACATCAGGTACAGCGTCACTGTCCCAGCGCTCTGACATCAACTTTATTTCGAGAGAAATTGTCCGTTTCGATACGATTGACGCTACGGATATTCTTGTTCTCGGAAAACCAACGCAATTTTACGGGTTGTATAAATTGATGCTTACAACCTTTAGTAAAAGCACTCAAACCAACCAAAAAAGTTTGATACGCTCCAGATACTTACGCCACTTCGCCGTACACACTTTGCAGATTTACAACACAACCTGAAACACGATGCGCGCCTGTTAACAACCTATAAGGTGTAATTCTAAACCTCACACAACCCGGAAAAGGCATAAGGCCAATCTCATAGACCGAGTTTCACCCTGCCCTTAATAGACAGCCCAACTCTCATTTTGTGACATGGCCGATTCTGGAAATTAAGTCTGAAGCGCTCTCTCAGCCTGCTCAGCCACAAACCCGCCGCGCTCTTCAACTGGCATCTGCGGCACCTCAATCAGCTCGTATCCAAACGCTCGATAGACAGCAACATTCGCTTCAAAGTCGCGACAAGCAAACTCAAAATCGTGCGTCCGCTCCGCGTCACTCTCAAAGATCTGTTCCCATGGCGCACAAACAAACACCGGATCCGCAAACCTCCTCACGCGGACAGCTGCAATCATCTCCTCTGATACAGGAGCCCCAATGATCCTGCTATACGCGATGGCCTCCAGAAAGCTGCGATCGTGAAACACCAGAGCATCTGGCGAACTTGGGTCAACATCAAAAGCTTCGACTGAGCGTTCAAACAGCAAATCCCGAAAAGCAACTACGTCCTTATCAGGAAGAGCCACTCCACCTGACACCATTTGCTCACGCACCACTTGCCGCCCAACCTCCTCCCGGCAGTCGTACCCAAGCATCTGTAAAGAGTGCAACAATGTAGATTTTCCGGCACCAGACGCACCAGTAATAACAAAACGCGGCATGAGACCTCGCTAAGACACGAACAGCAAAATTCAATCAAGGAAATCGAAGAGAAAGAGGCGAGCAGCAGAAACAAGCTACACACAAGTATCACAGGTTTAAAAGCCTTTGTGAAACAGTCACCAATTTTCGGGGAGAAAATGGTGAGCCCGCACGGGTTCGAACCGTGGACCTACTGATTAAAAGTCAGTTGCTCTACCAGCTGAGCTACGGGCTCACATGACGTGATACGCTTGGTGGGTGCACAGGGATTCGAACCCGGGACCGTCTGATTAAGAGTCAGATGCTCTACCAACTGAGCTATACACCCAAACGTTTCCCGCCGAAGCGATGGCGGGTGTATATAAAGCCTTTTGCGAGAGCGCAAGGCCCTAACTGCAACTTTTCAAAAATGTCTTGTGTAAAGTAAACTTATCCCAGACTAACCTATGCAAATCTACGAATTTTGGCAGCACAAATACAATTCCAAAGTGTGAAACGCGAAAAAACAATCCAGTTTGAGGTTGTTAGCCCTGTTAGTAATTAGTCCAACACCCGCTCCACGCTAAAATTGTGCTGTTCCCTCCTACACCGGCAAACAGGAGCGGTAGGACACCGCACTGCAACCGAAAGACATAAGACGTCACCGCACTGCAAAATCGCACAATTCTGCGGGTTCTCCAAAGCGCACCAAATGCACCGGCAGAACCTGATGCAAACACGACGAGCATCTTCTGACGTTGCGCAACTTTCGCAAAGCGCCCCGACACTTGCAGATAACTCAAGAAAACAAGAGGTCATTGCGGCGCAACATTAAGAAGAAGCCACTTGACGCTTTTACGTATCTAAGCCTAATCTCACCCCGAATTTTGGAGTTTACCTGAGCGATTCAATGGTGAAGCGCGGTAATCTCTTACACGGTTGGAATTATGTTAAGGGAGAGTGGAGCCCTAAGGCTCCCAATACCAAAATGCAAACTTCAATTCTTCTTATCGTGGTGGGAAGCGCGTCGCCGGAGTGAGCTAGCTCACTCGGAACGGTTAGACGCGCACAAGGAGCCAAACGGCTCCTTTTTTTATGGCTAATTCGCAGAGATGTTTAAAAGAGCAGCTCTGCAAAACAAACAGCTGGATTGATTGCACACCCTTCAATCGGGCGAAACGAGCAGATACAGGCAACAAGGACTTGATGATGCAACGGGAGATGACAGGCGCTGAAATGGTTCTCCAGGCGCTGAAGGACAACGGGGTGGAACATGTATTTGGATACCCTGGTGGTGCAGTCCTACCCATTTATGATGAACTGATCCAGCAGGACTCGATCCAGCACATCCTCGTCCGTCATGAGCAAGGTGCAGGCCACGCT
Coding sequences:
- a CDS encoding RNA polymerase sigma factor; the encoded protein is MYYKNTRLEHLDGRQDLTPVWKYWNEHRKKIFGRAFHLTGGDMDAAEELMSATIIKVASHFEQRPLNMREPIAFFMYALKNEFISQYRKKRYEYQFRDGEKDVYDEHLANAEAEAAPQEVLLAQKEELALIGKTLERLPVIYQQIFSLKFAEDRSYSDISEELNISQALARKRVQFLREKLRDARKKKRRRFN
- a CDS encoding AAA family ATPase; this translates as MPRFVITGASGAGKSTLLHSLQMLGYDCREEVGRQVVREQMVSGGVALPDKDVVAFRDLLFERSVEAFDVDPSSPDALVFHDRSFLEAIAYSRIIGAPVSEEMIAAVRVRRFADPVFVCAPWEQIFESDAERTHDFEFACRDFEANVAVYRAFGYELIEVPQMPVEERGGFVAEQAERALQT